The genomic interval GAGACACTTCATCTTCAGAGGTCAACTCTTTCTCAGCTCCACTAGTTGAAGGATCGCCAGGGCCCCGATCTGATGGTTGAGCATACTCGGACTGTGAGGTATTATCTGCTGATGATTGTCGAAATTCTCCAAAGAAGCCTGATTTGCCTGAATTTTGCTCAGAGTTCCTTGAAGAGCCAGCAGATTTGTTATTGTCTACATTGTTCTTTAGGAGTTGCACAAGAACATCACTTGAAATGAAAGATAAGTTCAGGCTCAAAAGTAACCCAAGCCATCCAACATAGCTTTTTGCACAATACATTGAATATAGGCAGGTGACAAGCAATGCAAAACGTTCATGCTTCAGGAAAAAGGAAGCACCTGTGATTCAAGAAATATTACAGCATTCTTAGACATTCTCAAGTGCTGGATATACTTGACTAATAGTAAACAAACTGTAGAATATTACCTCCAAGAATTATGATGCCGCTTGTTGTCCAAAAGCTTCCATACAGCCACAAAATCACCACTGCAGCCACTGCGATAACCAGAACAGCAAAACCAAGACCAACAAAGGCAACTACAGCAGCAGCAATTACCTGGGTCACAGAGAGAATAGAATTGATGAATGTTTTCGAAAATATGTCAGGAGCATCTATTTCCATTTCATAATTCAAACTTTCACTATTAATGCCCATTAATCTATACTCATTGCATTATTTCATCATAGTTATGTTGTTTTGTGGAGAAAAACCGAACTGTAGGCAAGAACTGTACAACAATAATATCTCTTGGTTGCATCATGCAACATAGCCTAGTAAACATTCACAGCAGAGGCAACTCAAAAGGCAAAAGGATAGCTGAATCATACCATTAATATTAGCATTTTCTTTAGTCCAATCATTGCAAAAACTGATAGTGTACTGCACCAAAGTACTGTAAGGAGTGAGTTTGTCCCTAGGCGTAGCAAAGAATCGAAGCCCCTTATGTTGCAGTTGAACCAAACTGCCAACAAGAGCAATATCAACTTTCCAGCACTAAACATCCATGCCCGACAAATAGGATAAGTATACTTAATTTTGCTGCGGACATAGTCATGCCCCTTGTGCACAATAGCCATGAAAGTTGTGATTGCTGGCCTATTTCTCTCAAGTAGCAATTTGCTTTCTTCCATTATATACATCACGGAAGCCCTAAAAATGGATGCAGCCATGCAAGCTATGCACCTGGTCTTCTCCAAAACTTTTTCTGCAAAAACTGGCATTGGGGTTTGTTCTATCGATGAGTTTTTACCACATCCACGCCGTGATGATCTCTTGCTATCTCTTCTTGCTTTGGAAGTGCTGGATGATAACTCATTGTCATTTTCTCCTGAATTACCTATATCATAATTGGTGTCCACTGACTGCTTTTTTGAGGCTCTGTCATCTGATTTGCCAGAGGATGAAATGCCATTGCTTCTGTTATTCTTCTTGATACCTTTTGTTTTCTGGCCATAGTTTACTCCAGAAACATTTGAACCACCTTGAACATGTGAACTTCGATTTTCACCATCCATCACATCACTTTCTGGTGTATTTAGTACCTCACAATTAGCTGCATTTTGTCGGTTAGGTGAAGCATGATTCAGAACACTTTTACTTTGACTTCCTTTTCGGGCCATGGTTTCAAAGTAGATTCAAAGCTTAGGCAATGTTATACAAATCTGTCCATATTTCCTTGGTAAAACAGTACCTATGGGTACAAAAAGACATGCCATAAGGATGGATATAAAATAAACCTACTAGAAAATATGTGCCATGCTTTAGTGCTCCATATAATAAGAAGTTTATTAATCTCTAAGCACATAAATAGTCACTGGGACTCAAATGCAGTACATGCACTCAGCAAGAGACAATTGCATGTGACTGTCAGCAGGTTAATGTACTCGGGTGCGAATTACATTGAAAGGATAGCATATTAAGAGGGTATATCGATTACTTAATGCAGTCTCATCCATTAGACATAGTAAAAGTGTGTTAACGGAACCTACATCAATGAGTGACAGTAAATTGTTGGCATTCATCCCTTGAGCAACAAACTGTATTGAACAAATTTTAGCCCCAACCAATCACAAGAGAAACATGAAATTGAAGTCATGGCTGAGAATTAAGAATAGTTGGTTTAGGATGACAACAGAAGTGTATTTTGATTAACTAATTTACACCAGAATAGGACAGAGCTAATTTTACATTTCAGTGTTTAGTGTTTTGTCGCGATGCCCCGACTCATTAGTAACCGAATTTTCATTCGAGGTTAGTGCAAGCCCTTTTCTACTAAAAGAGTACCAAAGCAAAGACCTAAAAGCATTAGTAACAGAATACTGATTCGAGGTTAGCGCAAGCCTTTTCTACTAAAAGAGTATCAAAGCAAAGACCTAAATAAAGGCAATAACAACCATAAAAGGGTAGGTTGCACAAGATATTTGTATAATACATTCAGAAACCTATTATTTGATAAGCCACCCAATCAAAAACACGAGGATATAACGCAGTGGCGGATCTAACAACGGACATGGCCACATGGGGGTTCAGTCGAACCCACGAAAAATTTTGGGAGCAAAGAAACTGTTATTAGTACTGAGTCTAACGCAAATTTCTAGaacagaagctagggttaatACAAAttcgagaagaaaaaaaaagtgggtgggtagagagagagagatgaatgaGGAAGAGGACGGGATGCTCACCGGGATgtgatgcggcggaagcagcagggcggacggacgacggcgccgctgctcgcccGCTCGCGGTGGCGGGACGGATGGGGATCGGCGGTGGcgcaggtggcggcgggcgaagTCACTCACGAGGAGTCGACGCCGAGAGGGGACGGGGGAATTTAGGATTTCTGCGGGGAAAATATCCTCGACGCACCGCACTGCACGACGCCACgatttgctctttttttcttgGGCACAATTACGCAAGGATGCCCGAGAATATGAGATATTGGTATTTTGGTATCtgtcttactccctccgtcagcATTTTAAGTGTCGCCATAGttttctactcccttcgtcaaaaaaaaataaactctgagtttccgtgtctaacgtttgactgtccgttttatatgaatttttttataattagtattttaattattgttagatgataaaacataattaatactttatgcgtaactgacggtcaaacgttggacacggaaacccatggtttgtcttcttttttggacggagggagtacatctaaCTTTAATCATATAtcgtatttaaaaaaattaaaaaaaatgaaaactatAAGTCATGAGTAAAGTACTCCTCCTTCctaaaatgatcatcatatatctttatacaccaagaccaatgataatttaaatcacatcaatcaagacaccatgcacacattctcccataatacatgcatcgattaaacACTATACCAATTACACCTTAGCATGTACATATTATCCcatgctgcattaattgtattttgATGAAATCTATGTCCATACGGTTATATGAtaatcaatttgagaaattttgaattccattatatgatgatcaatttggaaatgaaggagtactatttatgttttatcatctcataaatacaaaaatactaatcacaaaaaaaaataaaataaaacagacaatcaaagttggacacggaaatttaTGGTTGCACTcaaaatgggacggaggaagtaagtttttgttattgattaatagtattattttttttctcttttgctatatgttaatttattttttttccttttgataaAATGCATAATTATTGGTCTGCCACCAGGGAAGCATAAAGGGTAACACTTATTCATACTCAATTTTATCCATCCCATAATTGAGTATTACTCATCAATGGGTAAGTGAAGAGAcaatacaaattttaaatataaaaataaagtccaagtagaaatataatttttaaaaaatagaataaaaaataaaataaaataattgacCATGTAGAAATGGTTCAAAATTTATACAAAGTTGCTCCTCTATATAATAAATCATCTCCCGAATTTcaatcagttttttttaatatgaacattagtttaaaaattttaggtCTAAATTTTACACATAGCAAATGGGTTCATATAAAATGGACAAAATGAGTAATACCCTCACtatatccaaaatttaaatggatatattttttttatctatccCCTACCCAAATAAGGTTGTGTTGCACAATGGGGTTAGGAACCTCTCCCCCACAGCACGCAAAACAAAACGGTGTATTGTtagcttaaaaaacttaaaatggaTTGGCATGATGGGCCTGTTCActtaaaaaaagtggctacatttagtttgctgccaaattttggtaactatataagaaatcctaccaaaattttggcaagttgccaaaatggtaatgccaaaatttggtaaggtttttttggcatcaaagtgaacaggcccgatGTCTTAAGCCaacttttctctctttttttgcaaaaaaataactGCATTTAGCAGCTTGAAAATCATGTGCATGAAAACGAGAAAATAGAAGTTGTGAAAATGGTGAAATAAACTCAGtctaatatgaatatgaatatagGGATACCCAGGGATAGGTCTAGGTAGAAAAATGTGGTTGGGATGGATGAGGAAAAAACTTGTGAGTTGGCATACCCATTTTATGATTATATCAAATTCATAGTCCCATGAACCATCCAAACATAGTATGTTACTATGTTTCAAATTTATGTAGGATTTGTCCATATATGACACTCcaatcctctatttttttttcattttcttttgcatTTTTTCAAATCACATGTTCCATAGAAAGCCTTTAGGTATAACAACATCTTTGGTACTCTATCTAGTCCAGAAAATATTTCTGAATACAAATATAAATGCttaaaagagaaggaaaagatgTATGGGTAAAAGGAATACAAAGCTCAAACAAAGTCGTGTTTGTAGTCTCATCTTTACTTCCAAGTAAAATATTGAACGGTTTTATTAAGAAAAGGCAATGTGGTTACCTAAGGGCTGACAACATAGTTGATTAGTTATTGACGCAATAGCCCATTAGCCCTAGAACTAGAAGGCCAGCCTATAGCGGCCAGCCCACACCTGTCTTGTTTATGACATTATATTATATCTTTTATGACTACCATGGTTTTTCTTACCAACACTAAATTGCATCCTCTCCTATTCTCACTAGGAAGCAgtgtaaaaagtttttatagCAAAAACGAAAGTTTGCTTCTTATAGTCGTCACTTGTCATGACAATGTTAGATTGATCTGAATTTTACAGTTATCTATACACTAACACCAAGGAAGATGTGAATTCTACAGTTATCTATACCCGTTGTAATATGTATGTCCTACTATACATTACTATAAGTCAAATGCatcatactctctccgtctcattttaaatgcaaccataagtttccacgttcaactttgatcgtccatcttatttgaaatttttttataattagtatttttgttgttatgagatgataaaacattaatagtactttactcgtgacttatgtttttaattttttttaaaacaatttcaattaagacggacggttaaagttATGCGCGAAAAACCATGGCTGCaattaaaatgggacggatggagtaatattatactacctctgttgttttttttttctaattgacgttggttagttaaaaaaatagggAGTATAATTTACTAATCATTTAGACAGATGAATTGTGTAGGATAAACCTGATCATTGAGTGCAGTGAGCAGAGTCGCATCCATCAATTCCAACACGTTGATTCGTTTAGACCGACAGTGGCCAACTAACAGCGACTTACATGAATGCATGAACATTGAACAGTACAGGAAGGCTACATAGTACAATACAATGTATATACGTTGTCGCTGCTGACATAAGTGGCAAGGCAAAGAACCTGTGTTCATAGGATAATAAATCCCACAGCTATTTTTGATCAAGACGTGTCAAGGTAGTTAGCCTCAATGATTTTTCTAAATGGTACTAGCTTAaccgatttttggacatatcgaaGATAATATCAATAACACTGTGTAAATAGTTACTATGTCTACGTATAATGTGGAAAAAATGGTAGTTGGTACTAGTAGACAACAACCAAATAGTGTTGGTGTTTTGGTTTACTTAATTTCTTTTAGTGCATAATTACCATGTCCCTTTTGTTTCAAATCCTTCCATAGTCTGAGTGCTTTTCAAAGCATTTCGTCATTAAATGCAAAGAAACTCTAGCTGGTAATAACCAATAGACATTGAGGTAACAGCTCACCTTTGCTGGTccatatatatctatctgaACTATTGCTTCAATTTGCAAAAATTCAATTCCAAGTGTGTTAGTTTTCCCCTATTTTCTTCTGAAAGATGTCTGCTGGTCCTGTCACATGTATGGTCCATCCATGCAACTCAGTTCAAGTGCTATATACTGCTTTGAAAGTCTACTTACAAAGCACACTGCTACTGTGTAATTCTTTGATCCGAGAATCAAACTTTTGCACAGGAAAAGGAACTGTGCTCCTTCTGAAAACATTGCATTCTTCTAGTAGTTCAAACTTCAAATGATATGGTCATTCAGTCATTCAGTGCGATAGAAGTCAATTCTGAAGCAAAAGTCTTGTGCTTTGACTACTGCAAATGATCCTACTGGCAGATGAAACCAAGGGAGCTGTCATATCAGCAGGGTCAGAGAGCCAATAACTAATCTGAAGCTAATTGACTTTGGGAGATAGCATCAGCAGCAGTGCAAACAATTAAACATGCCAGTGCGAGAAAACTGGCGTGAGATCCAATAATTGCGGCCATTGACCATACCACATTACAGACAATTCACTATTGTCGTTCTCTGAACAATACCTGTAGTATCtattatcttttcttttcttttcttctgtcaGGCAATCAGTCACCAACAGGCAGCATCTAACAGTAACGGTAACAGTAAAGTTAGTAAGACAGGCACCGACAATATAGTTATACACAGCCTAAAtcagaattttaaaacttaattttacaGTTGATTGGAGGTTTtttcattgtagtttatttttaagtactagcttttaaatcgctaagttcgtaaatataaaagttttgcatataaattatttttggttgcTTGTTTATTTTTTCACGCTTATCAGTCATAAGCAAACTTACGAGAGTGGAATGCTTCAGCAACAATTACAAGCAAGAACAGAAATCCCGGCAAGCTTCGCGTTCGATTGACTGCATCTTTTCCTGAAAGTGAACATGCAGTGCATGGAGTTTCTTGCAGGATCAGGATGCAGCATTGCATTGCAGCCGACCCTGTCGTGGAGTAATCATTAGCAGTAGAAATGAAGGCAGCGACCCAACCCAAATCCAACTCTAGATTTCCTCCTCCTATCCTTTCTGTTCTTGAATTGATCTTGTTAAGCTCATCTTCTCATCCGCTAAATGCTAATGGCAGTGATGGTAGGCAAAGCGCCATGAGCATTGGGACCGGATTTGCAACGCGAGATGATTAGGGTTCATGGTGTTCACCACATGACAGCGTGCTTGGATCAACCGCTTTTGTCTTCTCCAGCTCAGCTCGTCTTCTCCGCTTCATCCATCTATTATAAAACTGAAACTCTGATGAGTTTTTCAATGCTTCTATGTCTATTGTTTCTCTGGGATTTGTCTGTCTGATGATCTCACTGGATTTGGAAACACCGTGTTCTTGGATACttgtttttcgtttttttttttagttgtgCTGCTACCTAATTGATGAAATATTGAATTGAAGGTTTGAAGGATGTGGCATTCTGTTGGTTTGGATTAATAATAGAATTGGGTTTTGGAGTATTTTATACTCGTCGTGTACGGATATATATGCCCATTCCTCTgaattttaaaaagaattttGCTTTTGAGTAAAATATTGGCATAGTTGACGACTTTTAAAAGCGAATTGAGCACTATATAAACAACCACATCCCGATGCAGAAGGCAGACACGAAACAGCTTTTGCATTGCATCATGTCGAAGCCAAGGTGAGTCACTCGCAGCTACTAGTAATTTttttcgtttgatttttttttagatttgaggATGTTGGATTGGTTTGGGTCGAATTCGTTTGGTGGATTTGAGCGGGGGCGTGCAGGATGGACGGCAAGGTGGCCATCGTgaccggcggcgcgagcggcatcggcgaggcggcggcgcggctgttCGCGTCGTGCGGCGCGACGGTGGTCATCGCCGACGTCCAGGACGAGCtgggcgaggcggtggcggcgtcggtggcgggggGCGGGTGCCGGTACGTGCGGTGCGACGTGACGGACGAGGcgcaggtggaggcggcggtggccgccgcggtggcggagcACGGGCGGCTCGACGTGATGGTGAGCAACGCCGGCGTGCTGCTCCCGACGGGGCCCGTCGTGGACATGGACCTCGCGGCGCTGGACCGGGTGATGTCGGTGAACttccgcggcgcggcggcgtgcgtgAAGCACGCGGCGCGCGCCATGGTGTCGCGCGGCACCCGCGGCGCCATCGTGTGCACGGCGAGCGTGGCGTCGTGCCAGGGCGGGTTCGGGCCGGCGGCGTACACGGCGTCGAAGCACGCGGTGCTGGGGCtggtgcgcgcggcggccggcgagctcgggcggcaCGGCGTGCGCGTGAACTGCGTGTCccccggcggcgtggcgacgcCGCTGAGCTGCGGGCTGACGGGGATGAGCCccgaggagatggaggcggcggcggagccccaCAACGTGCTCCGCGGGAAGGTGCTCAAGGCGGCGGACGTCGCGGAGGCCATGCTCTTCCTCGCCTCCGACCAGGCCGCCTTCGTCAGCGGCCacaacctcgtcgtcgacggcgccaccaccgccgtcaaCTACGCCGTGCTCCAGTCCGTCGGCCTGTGACACGGACCGACgccattaatttaatttaaaagaaaaacatatcttTACGATAAATTTTACCGCGGTTTGACTGGAAAGATGATCCCTTTTTCTTATTAGGCCATCAATGGTGACGTGGTGTCATAGCATGTGGTTTGTAAAATTGTGTTTGTTCGTTTGTAATATTATATGTTGGTTGCCATTGCATCTCATCATGATGCAACCTTTTGGACTCAGTGGAGCATGATTTTTCATGTAACAATTTTTGAGTTTTGAATTTGTAAATTTGTCTGACATAATTTGTGTTTATGTCTCTTCTCGGTTAGTTCTAGTATCGCTCTGCGAATGAAAAATGGCTATTGTGTTTTTcaatctactccctctatctctttttatttttaacgtGGGTTAGTTAACCGGTGTCAAATAAAtgagaatggagggagtatctattttttttcatttgacgTTGGTTAGTTTATTAGTGCGTGGTGTTTAATAAAtgagaatggagggagtaatgtagtaatattttttttaacgtcAAATTTATAAGGGATATGTAGCGGTACGATAATCTGATTTTGTGTCAAACGTGGAGGACACCTTCACATGTTCGAATTCactcgaaatttatttttttttaaaaaaaacaaattcataAGATGCAAATTTAGCAATGACGTCACTCATTTCCCCTTCGGTTGTGTTCACACCGGGGGTCTGCACTTCTgctccctctccgcctccggcgtctcccgctcgccgccgccgctgtcagaGATGGGCCGTGCTCCGGCGAAACGGAagccctcgtcgccgccgcctcctccgcctccgggcCGTTGCCACTTCTGGCTCCCTAACAAGCGCCGCCACTGCGCCAACACTCCGCTCCCAACCTCTCAGTAAGCAGCTCTCCGAGTTACCTTCCTGCTTAACCCctgaaccctaaccctaaccctaaccctaacccccatcgccgcctcctcctcctcctcctcaggtaCTGTGGGAACCACCTCCCGGATTCCGCCTCCGATGCCGGTGCGCCCTTCCGCCGCCTTGTCCCCTGCCCCGTCGACCCCTCGCAGTAAGACCCCCCAAAATCCAATACCACCGCCAAGTGATCTCCATCACCAGCGTCCCTATCCGCTAATGCCGCCTTGTCTTGGGCAGCACCGTGCTCGAGGAGAACCTGGAGGCGCACGTCGGCAAGTGCCCCCTCAAGAAGCAGGCCGCGGCGCTCGCAGCGCAGCCGTTCTACTCCAAGGGCATCAACTCCGGTGGGGGAGAAGGCGGTGGGGGTGTCACCTCGGCCGCTAAGCGTGCATTGGTGCACAAGCTCACCAAGGATGAATTGCGCGCCTTGATTGAGAAGATCAAGTTGGCGCATGCGTTGGCGGCCATGGCAATGCGTGATTCATTTCTTGTTACAGATGCTTGCGACAATTGGATGAGGAACCAGGTTGATAGGTGTGTGTGCTTACCACTTTTGATGGTGTAAGGGTTGGATTTTTTTGAGGATTTTGTAGTGAGGAGTGATTTAAGCTGGTGTGTTGGGCAGGAAGGTGCCATACCAGGAAAAGCATGTCACGCAGCAGGCATCCATCATTGGCAATATGGAGGCATTTGGTTTGCTGCAGAAGGGAGgtgaggtggcggaggagaatGGTGTGAAAAATGCTCCGGCAGTGGTGGAATTCGGAGCAGGGAGAGGGTACTTGACTCAGATGCTGGCAGACTGCTACGGGATTAGGAATGTTTTCTTGGTTGAGAGAAGATCATACAAGCTCAAGGTCAGTTTCTCTGTTCATATCGCCTCAGGATGATATCTACTTTGAGCTTGTCAAACATGGACAGTTGCCATTGGTTATTCGACCTTTTGAAATCAATTTCAGCTTATTTTTCATGTAGAAATTTAGAAGGACATCACTTATTTCTGTGCCAGATTAGAATATATCTGCAATTTATTGGCTTGCTATTATGCTCAACAATAGTTAATTCAGTATTTTGTGTTCGTTGATTAAGATGTCTCAACTTTAAGTATGAAGGCATGTATAGGTTGTTTACAGTGATTTTGAATTTAATGCACTGTCCTATCTGTGTCTAGTGCCTTATGAAGTTTGAGTTTGTTTCGACGCATTGTTGCTGTATTCCTCATGATTTGCAGTAAAACTTTTattgttttgttattttctgAAAGTGCTTGTTGTGTTAAATCTAATTTCAGCTTAGGTTGGTTCTTTGACTGCTCTGTTGTTGCCctgtttcttccttttctctgtACTTTCTAGGCTGATCGAAGTTTGCGACAAAATGAAGGCGTTACTTTGAAGCGTTTGAGAATTGATAGTAAgatttcttttcattctttgaAGTGGTTTTTAGGCACCTTTGGTGCTGAAGGCCAAATGTGTTTGTTATCAGTTCACTTATATGCATGTGTGGGTGGTCTCTGTGTTCTTAAAACGAATTGTCACATTCATACCCTGTGATTTGAGATAGTAGGAGATATAAGCACTCATAAGAAACATAAACACAATGCAGTTGAAGATTTGAACCTTCAAGGAATAGAGGCATTGAGTGGACTTCATTATCTAGCAATTGGAAAGCATCTATGTGGACCTGCAACAGGTGGTTCTAAGTTCTAACATATGAAATTTATGCATGGATTTTATACTCCGACAAACTGATGTATAATACATGACAATGAGATTAACTGATTGCTTGATTGTATATAATGAATATTGTCCTCTCCAGATATGACCATGATGTGCTGCCTTCATGAACGGTATAACCAGGCACATGAAAAAGAATATGGCAAAAGCAATCTATGTGGCCTTGCTTTGGCCACCTGCTGCCACCATCTCTGCCAATGGAATCACTATGCcagtaaattttttttctgccaGCCAATGCTgctaattatttttgtttaggATGTATCGTGCGATTATGTCGCTTACAGCTTTGACTACTTTATATAATATTATACCGTCCTCCTTTGAAAATTGCAGTAAAACCTTTAGATTTTCTTCTTAGAGAATAATGTTCCTGTTCTCATTGCAGATAAGACATTCCTCTCGGGGTTAGGGATTACAGAGGAAGATTTCCATACCATGACTTGGTTTAGCAGCTGGGCTGTGGATGGTGATCACAGCTCCCCGGATTCCTCTTTAGAGGTTGAAGACTCATCTGTAGAAGACAGGTAAGAACCATTAGTTGAACTAAGCCTTAGTTTTCTTCTACATTCTGATAGCTATAAAAGATCATCTGTTCAAATCTTAGTGGGAAGTATCACCCTTTTAAATTGTTATGATGCATCATGTATGGGCAAGAACATGGTACAGTTCGTTTTCTTGAATCATTCTCGAATGGTGTCACGGAAGCTTAATATGTTTGTTGCTACGTTTTTTTACAGGTGTGGAAAAGCAGAAAAGTCTGATGTGGAGGTCAGCGGAATCGATAGACTCATCCGAAGTATACCAGCAGGGGAGAGAGCTGCCTTGGGGTT from Oryza glaberrima chromosome 3, OglaRS2, whole genome shotgun sequence carries:
- the LOC127767932 gene encoding short-chain dehydrogenase reductase 5-like gives rise to the protein MQKADTKQLLHCIMSKPRMDGKVAIVTGGASGIGEAAARLFASCGATVVIADVQDELGEAVAASVAGGGCRYVRCDVTDEAQVEAAVAAAVAEHGRLDVMVSNAGVLLPTGPVVDMDLAALDRVMSVNFRGAAACVKHAARAMVSRGTRGAIVCTASVASCQGGFGPAAYTASKHAVLGLVRAAAGELGRHGVRVNCVSPGGVATPLSCGLTGMSPEEMEAAAEPHNVLRGKVLKAADVAEAMLFLASDQAAFVSGHNLVVDGATTAVNYAVLQSVGL
- the LOC127766798 gene encoding uncharacterized protein LOC127766798, yielding MARKGSQSKSVLNHASPNRQNAANCEVLNTPESDVMDGENRSSHVQGGSNVSGVNYGQKTKGIKKNNRSNGISSSGKSDDRASKKQSVDTNYDIGNSGENDNELSSSTSKARRDSKRSSRRGCGKNSSIEQTPMPVFAEKVLEKTRCIACMAASIFRASVMYIMEESKLLLERNRPAITTFMAIVHKGHDYVRSKIKYTYPICRAWMFSAGKLILLLLAVWFNCNIRGFDSLLRLGTNSLLTVLWCSTLSVFAMIGLKKMLILMVIAAAVVAFVGLGFAVLVIAVAAVVILWLYGSFWTTSGIIILGGASFFLKHERFALLVTCLYSMYCAKSYVGWLGLLLSLNLSFISSDVLVQLLKNNVDNNKSAGSSRNSEQNSGKSGFFGEFRQSSADNTSQSEYAQPSDRGPGDPSTSGAEKELTSEDEVSRLLNCTDHYSALGFHRYENIDVSLLKREYKKKAMLVHPDKNMGNDKAADAFKKLQNAYEVLLDSLKRKTYDDELRREELLNYFRRFQSASQKKGGSGIFRQGFSPSEGVDEGPYGLSRRIACKKCGDFHLWIYTGRAKSQARWCQDCNDFHQAKDGDGWVEQSFQPVLFGLLHKPELPHAYVCAESIIFDVTEWFTCQGMRCPSNTHKPSFHVNASLLKQNSGKGSTSAQRGGGIPNGVNMDGGIDEEEFFEWLQNAVQSGMFESFGAQNEPPSPGSGSNAKGSNSSSKKKKKGKKQW
- the LOC127766038 gene encoding tRNA:m(4)X modification enzyme TRM13 yields the protein MGRAPAKRKPSSPPPPPPPGRCHFWLPNKRRHCANTPLPTSQYCGNHLPDSASDAGAPFRRLVPCPVDPSHTVLEENLEAHVGKCPLKKQAAALAAQPFYSKGINSGGGEGGGGVTSAAKRALVHKLTKDELRALIEKIKLAHALAAMAMRDSFLVTDACDNWMRNQVDRKVPYQEKHVTQQASIIGNMEAFGLLQKGGEVAEENGVKNAPAVVEFGAGRGYLTQMLADCYGIRNVFLVERRSYKLKADRSLRQNEGVTLKRLRIDIEDLNLQGIEALSGLHYLAIGKHLCGPATDMTMMCCLHERYNQAHEKEYGKSNLCGLALATCCHHLCQWNHYANKTFLSGLGITEEDFHTMTWFSSWAVDGDHSSPDSSLEVEDSSVEDRCGKAEKSDVEVSGIDRLIRSIPAGERAALGFMCKDIIDTGRLLWLREKGLDADLVSYVPSNISPENHLLIAKCTSLSG